In Candidatus Nitrosarchaeum limnium SFB1, the following proteins share a genomic window:
- a CDS encoding UspA domain-containing protein produces the protein MYNTILVPHGGTDAEDEALRHAMGLTKNTSKIILLHVVETLPYPPSFVLSSSERTRLLENVDDVNEEMRQDMMKMMEKYAQQCKKNNIKSKVKVEIGDAAEIILDIVEKEKVDLIVMSKRRKLKGVKKLLSLGSVSRKIVESTSCPVLLIDVEKK, from the coding sequence ATGTATAATACAATTCTTGTCCCTCATGGAGGAACGGATGCTGAAGATGAAGCATTAAGACATGCCATGGGCCTAACAAAGAACACATCGAAAATAATCCTTTTACATGTAGTTGAAACACTTCCATATCCTCCATCATTTGTATTATCTTCATCTGAACGAACAAGGCTACTAGAAAATGTTGATGATGTGAATGAGGAAATGAGGCAAGACATGATGAAAATGATGGAAAAATATGCTCAACAATGTAAAAAGAACAATATCAAATCCAAAGTTAAAGTCGAGATTGGCGATGCAGCTGAAATAATTCTAGATATAGTTGAAAAAGAAAAAGTGGATCTAATAGTTATGTCAAAACGAAGAAAGCTCAAAGGTGTAAAAAAACTACTTTCATTAGGTAGTGTTTCAAGAAAGATTGTGGAAAGTACCTCTTGCCCTGTTTTGTTAATAGATGTTGAAAAGAAATGA
- a CDS encoding hypothetical protein (hypothetical protein Nmar_0486), giving the protein MTIICEIPAQKNILDILEKNNISGYTFYEVGGNGSKGIRGQGLQNEKNIKIEVILHEEKLYRILEEIARTLFSDYAIVTYVNDVGVIRMEKFS; this is encoded by the coding sequence TTGACAATTATTTGTGAGATTCCCGCACAAAAAAATATACTAGATATTCTTGAAAAGAACAATATCTCAGGATACACGTTTTATGAGGTTGGTGGAAATGGCTCTAAAGGTATTCGAGGACAAGGATTGCAAAATGAAAAAAATATTAAAATCGAAGTGATATTACACGAAGAGAAACTATACCGCATATTGGAAGAAATTGCAAGAACACTGTTTTCAGATTATGCCATAGTAACATACGTTAATGATGTTGGCGTGATTCGTATGGAGAAATTTTCTTAG
- a CDS encoding Putative permease, protein MDVIAIIQSSLLTPLILFFILGIIATRIKSDLKIPDAISEFLPIYLLAVIGLHGGLEMRKMGFDNMIIPILVAVGLSVAMTMNHYQILKRLGKFNIFDSYAIAAAYGSVGATSFSVGLSFLKTQNQQSEGFMAVILAVLEPVSLILCVFLVNMSITKNQKKLQHYETKQLDVKQIPTDDSIAVEIGEMHDEVSLKQVLQNTIAGKAIVILLGAIIIGYIIGESGFQSIKLGFEDMFFPALVIFLIEMGIITGQKLGDVKKAGKFLIIFSVVVPTFNGIIGVVVSTYIGLSIGGSVLLGLLFASASFIAAPSVLRTAIRKANPGLYITSALGITFPFNMIVLLPVMFILSTILHNPETLDLSSYFVEGLK, encoded by the coding sequence ATGGATGTTATTGCAATTATTCAATCTAGTCTTCTTACCCCGTTAATCTTGTTTTTTATTTTAGGGATTATAGCAACACGGATAAAATCTGATTTAAAAATTCCTGATGCCATTTCAGAGTTTCTGCCAATCTATCTTTTGGCAGTAATTGGATTACATGGAGGTCTGGAGATGAGAAAGATGGGATTTGACAATATGATAATTCCAATTTTGGTTGCAGTAGGACTGTCTGTTGCAATGACTATGAATCACTATCAAATACTCAAACGTCTTGGCAAATTCAATATTTTTGATTCATATGCAATTGCAGCTGCATACGGATCTGTTGGTGCAACCAGTTTTTCAGTTGGGTTGTCGTTTCTCAAAACTCAAAATCAGCAATCAGAGGGGTTCATGGCTGTAATTTTGGCAGTATTGGAACCCGTGAGCTTGATTCTGTGTGTTTTTTTAGTAAATATGTCAATTACAAAGAATCAAAAAAAATTACAACATTATGAAACAAAACAATTAGATGTAAAGCAAATTCCAACTGATGATTCTATTGCAGTTGAAATTGGAGAAATGCATGACGAAGTATCACTAAAACAAGTATTACAAAATACCATCGCAGGAAAGGCTATTGTAATTTTATTGGGCGCAATCATTATCGGATATATCATTGGAGAAAGTGGGTTTCAATCAATAAAACTTGGATTTGAAGACATGTTTTTTCCAGCACTGGTGATATTTCTAATTGAAATGGGAATAATCACTGGTCAAAAACTGGGAGATGTGAAAAAAGCAGGTAAGTTTTTAATAATTTTTTCAGTAGTAGTACCAACTTTTAATGGAATTATTGGAGTTGTTGTATCTACTTACATTGGATTAAGTATCGGAGGTTCTGTATTGCTTGGTCTGCTTTTTGCCAGTGCTTCTTTTATTGCAGCACCATCTGTTTTGAGAACGGCAATAAGAAAGGCAAATCCTGGATTATACATAACATCTGCACTTGGGATAACATTTCCATTTAACATGATTGTGTTGCTACCTGTAATGTTCATACTTTCAACAATTCTTCATAATCCTGAAACGCTTGACTTGAGTAGTTATTTTGTTGAGGGTTTAAAGTGA
- a CDS encoding hypothetical protein (hypothetical protein Nmar_1305), with protein sequence MDISTVSRKPHIPKKEKTRTVTFRFPEKIIQEIETEAMNRGVSQNVLVRQILEKFVQWDRFGDKIGMIPVPRGILQSLGVNLEGSDINMIVEILKPVIKDNVLFMKGKYDLKRCIETLEDYMRASGMKSDHRIEGSLHHFIVQHELGMTWSLFTEQLLKEIFHEFLPEKNVKTQTTEHTVIVTIGLGSDFNEHDY encoded by the coding sequence ATGGATATTTCCACAGTATCAAGAAAACCACACATTCCAAAAAAAGAAAAAACAAGGACAGTGACATTCAGGTTTCCTGAAAAAATCATCCAGGAGATAGAGACTGAGGCAATGAATAGAGGAGTATCGCAAAACGTCTTGGTAAGACAAATTCTTGAAAAGTTTGTACAGTGGGACAGATTCGGAGACAAGATAGGGATGATACCTGTTCCTAGAGGGATACTGCAATCACTTGGCGTGAATCTGGAAGGAAGTGATATCAACATGATAGTCGAGATTCTAAAGCCAGTCATCAAAGACAATGTGTTGTTTATGAAAGGCAAGTATGATCTGAAAAGATGCATAGAGACACTAGAAGATTACATGCGAGCATCTGGAATGAAATCAGACCACAGAATAGAAGGATCGCTGCACCATTTTATCGTACAGCATGAACTGGGAATGACTTGGTCATTGTTTACAGAACAGTTGCTAAAAGAAATATTTCACGAATTTTTGCCAGAAAAAAATGTCAAGACCCAGACAACAGAACATACTGTCATTGTAACTATTGGCTTGGGTTCGGACTTTAATGAGCATGATTATTAA